A single Lancefieldella parvula DSM 20469 DNA region contains:
- the murB gene encoding UDP-N-acetylmuramate dehydrogenase — MSLFNAYVSLSGALDATIKQDEPLGHHSSFRIGGKASLFAAVHSHVALVRVLEVLAANRVDWVLLGKGSNILVSDKGYNGCVIVLDDELSTISVGENNLITAGAGALTARVCNEAMKAGLSGLEMCAGIPGTIGGALSMNAGTRHDWIGKAVRDCVVLKPGKGLVRYDASEIEWGYRYTTFAPDEIILETTFALTPSDRSKVALGMDTLLQRRRNTQPTGQLCCGSVFKNPGSRSAGALIEECGLKGTTEGGAQISDIHANFIVNTGNATAADVIALMRRAHDAVQEKFDIDLQPEVKLLGFGA; from the coding sequence GTGAGCTTGTTTAACGCCTATGTAAGCCTTTCTGGGGCTCTCGATGCAACAATTAAGCAAGACGAGCCGCTGGGCCACCATTCTTCCTTTAGAATTGGCGGTAAGGCGTCACTTTTTGCTGCTGTTCATAGTCATGTGGCGCTTGTACGCGTGCTTGAGGTACTTGCAGCTAATCGAGTTGATTGGGTGCTTCTAGGTAAGGGTTCAAACATCCTTGTTTCCGATAAAGGTTATAACGGCTGCGTTATTGTTCTTGATGATGAACTTTCTACTATTTCAGTTGGCGAGAATAACCTCATTACTGCAGGTGCAGGTGCACTTACAGCACGCGTTTGTAACGAGGCTATGAAGGCAGGCCTCTCTGGACTTGAGATGTGTGCTGGTATCCCTGGAACTATCGGCGGCGCCCTTTCTATGAATGCAGGTACCAGACATGATTGGATTGGCAAAGCCGTCCGTGATTGTGTGGTGCTTAAGCCTGGTAAGGGTCTTGTACGCTATGATGCTTCTGAGATTGAATGGGGTTATCGCTATACTACGTTTGCTCCAGATGAGATTATTCTTGAGACGACGTTTGCGCTAACACCGTCTGATCGCTCTAAAGTTGCCTTAGGTATGGATACTCTTTTGCAGCGCAGAAGAAATACCCAGCCAACTGGTCAGCTTTGCTGTGGTTCTGTTTTTAAGAACCCAGGCAGTAGGTCTGCTGGTGCGCTTATTGAAGAGTGTGGTCTTAAAGGCACCACTGAAGGTGGAGCTCAGATTTCTGATATCCATGCAAACTTTATTGTGAATACCGGCAATGCCACTGCTGCAGATGTTATTGCGCTTATGCGCAGGGCACATGATGCGGTGCAAGAAAAGTTTGACATTGATCTTCAACCAGAGGTTAAGCTTCTGGGTTTTGGGGCATAG
- a CDS encoding cell division protein FtsQ/DivIB: protein MAEDTSKQKTRRKGTKREPLSSGAAQTAGEAKPSFMSKAFKPKPKAETTASDAKISTKKTSTKKTSTKKASDKKPNNATKTADQARAERIKHSRKVSFKTVRTVFIVLLSLAIFAGIAFLVLRSSSIFAITNIQVEPTEHVTNEQIQKLIAVEEGTTLLNMDESLITEELQKDPWVASATYERQFPNTLRITIIERKVTAIVTLSSGPVAWYLGEDNVWLEADQLTVPEGKTTATVALEKATSEGKLLITDVPATVSPVAGTTATDAEIQAVMQYQSTFSSELTSQIVSYSASSVDAISVTLTNGVQVALGSPTQITDKEKVILAMLKQFPGELTYLNVRTPASPTYRRVSTGNVQSGSGVS, encoded by the coding sequence ATGGCAGAAGATACTTCAAAGCAAAAAACACGCCGTAAGGGCACAAAGAGGGAGCCTTTATCGTCTGGCGCTGCTCAGACAGCTGGGGAAGCTAAGCCTTCTTTTATGAGTAAGGCTTTTAAGCCTAAACCAAAGGCTGAGACTACAGCTTCTGATGCCAAGATTTCTACTAAAAAGACTTCTACTAAAAAGACTTCTACTAAAAAGGCTTCTGATAAAAAACCGAATAACGCTACAAAAACTGCGGATCAAGCTCGTGCGGAGCGTATTAAACACAGCAGAAAAGTATCTTTTAAGACTGTACGGACAGTTTTTATTGTTTTGTTGAGTCTAGCCATTTTTGCTGGTATTGCTTTTCTCGTCTTACGCTCTTCTTCGATCTTTGCTATTACTAACATTCAGGTTGAGCCAACAGAGCATGTTACTAATGAGCAGATTCAAAAGCTTATTGCAGTAGAAGAGGGAACAACTCTGCTTAATATGGACGAGTCCCTCATTACTGAGGAGCTCCAGAAAGACCCTTGGGTAGCATCTGCAACGTATGAGAGGCAGTTCCCCAATACGCTGCGCATTACTATTATAGAGCGTAAGGTTACGGCCATAGTGACGCTTTCTTCTGGTCCTGTTGCATGGTATTTGGGTGAGGATAATGTTTGGCTCGAGGCTGATCAGCTTACTGTTCCAGAAGGAAAAACTACCGCGACAGTAGCGCTTGAGAAGGCAACATCAGAGGGAAAGTTGCTTATTACCGATGTTCCTGCAACGGTTTCTCCTGTAGCAGGTACCACGGCAACAGATGCAGAAATTCAAGCGGTTATGCAGTATCAGTCTACGTTCTCGTCAGAGCTTACTTCACAGATTGTGAGCTACTCGGCCAGTAGTGTTGATGCTATTTCCGTCACCCTAACCAATGGCGTACAGGTTGCTTTAGGCTCTCCAACACAGATTACAGATAAAGAAAAAGTGATTCTGGCAATGCTTAAGCAGTTCCCAGGAGAGCTTACTTACTTGAATGTAAGAACGCCTGCAAGCCCAACCTACAGACGAGTTTCTACTGGAAACGTTCAGTCTGGTTCTGGTGTTTCATAG
- the murC gene encoding UDP-N-acetylmuramate--L-alanine ligase: MADSMGEKNISRAHFIGIGGAGMSGIALVLHERGCTVTGSDLKSSHYVRELEDAGIQVSIGHTATTIDTVMPDVIVTSTAIPETNPEVIRARELSIPIWPRAKMLSYLSRGRKTIAVAGTHGKTTTSSMIATMLDKLGADPSFLIGGVVEGYDTNGKNGNGQYFVCEADESDGSFMFLNPSVVVITNIEADHLDHYGSLENIENTFCEFMSLLDKEETVVINGDNPHYVELAQSTGRHVVTYGFDPSCDFVCKQEERKAGIENPLTIKTPSGQTISVVLPANPGKHNVANATAAIAVADTLNFDLEEAAAALSQFKGARRRFTHVGDINGITVVDDYGHHPTEIAATMSAALPLGFKRVVVVFQPHRYSRTQDLADSFTHAFDGIDVLRVMDVFSAGELPIPGVSGKTVSSRVQAANSVPDVRYIPSRRDLIADLLETVHPGDLLITQGAGDVTQIGPMLIRALKERLQNN, from the coding sequence ATGGCAGATTCCATGGGCGAGAAGAACATCTCGCGTGCACATTTTATTGGAATTGGTGGCGCAGGTATGAGCGGAATTGCGCTTGTCCTGCACGAGCGCGGCTGCACGGTTACCGGCTCCGATTTGAAGAGCTCGCATTATGTTAGAGAGCTTGAAGACGCAGGTATTCAGGTAAGCATTGGACACACCGCAACCACTATTGACACTGTGATGCCTGATGTCATTGTTACCTCTACTGCAATTCCAGAGACAAACCCAGAGGTCATTCGCGCACGTGAGCTTTCCATTCCTATTTGGCCTCGTGCTAAGATGCTCTCGTATTTATCACGTGGCCGCAAGACTATCGCAGTTGCTGGAACTCATGGCAAGACCACTACATCCTCTATGATTGCTACTATGCTGGATAAGCTTGGTGCCGATCCATCGTTTTTGATTGGCGGCGTTGTTGAGGGCTATGACACCAATGGTAAAAATGGTAACGGTCAGTACTTTGTCTGCGAAGCTGACGAGTCTGACGGTTCGTTTATGTTCCTCAACCCTAGCGTGGTAGTTATTACCAATATTGAGGCAGACCATCTTGACCACTACGGTTCTCTTGAGAATATCGAGAATACCTTCTGCGAGTTCATGAGTTTGCTTGATAAGGAAGAAACCGTTGTTATTAACGGTGATAACCCTCATTACGTCGAACTTGCTCAGTCAACTGGTAGACACGTGGTCACCTATGGCTTTGATCCAAGCTGCGATTTTGTTTGCAAGCAGGAGGAGAGAAAAGCTGGTATTGAGAATCCGCTGACCATCAAGACTCCTTCTGGTCAGACCATTTCTGTGGTGCTTCCTGCTAACCCTGGTAAGCACAATGTTGCTAACGCAACCGCTGCTATTGCTGTTGCCGATACTCTTAACTTTGATCTTGAGGAAGCCGCCGCGGCGCTTTCGCAGTTCAAGGGTGCTCGACGCCGTTTTACGCACGTGGGCGATATCAACGGCATCACCGTTGTAGACGATTACGGCCACCATCCAACTGAGATTGCAGCAACCATGTCTGCAGCTCTTCCTCTTGGCTTCAAGCGCGTTGTTGTGGTCTTCCAGCCACACCGATACAGCAGAACACAAGACTTGGCAGATTCGTTTACACACGCGTTTGACGGCATTGACGTTTTACGAGTCATGGATGTTTTCTCCGCAGGTGAACTGCCTATTCCAGGCGTCTCTGGCAAGACAGTTTCTTCAAGGGTCCAAGCTGCTAATAGTGTCCCTGACGTGCGCTATATTCCTTCTCGCCGTGATCTTATCGCAGACCTTCTTGAAACGGTTCATCCAGGAGACCTGTTGATTACTCAGGGTGCAGGTGACGTTACTCAGATTGGTCCAATGCTTATCCGTGCGCTCAAAGAACGCCTTCAGAACAACTAG